DNA sequence from the Lysobacter silvisoli genome:
ACACGGCGTCGACGCCGGCGCCGTCCTTGCGGCGGCCGTAGACCAGGTAATCCTTGCCGGCCTCGAAACGGCCGTAATACCAATAGCCGCGTTCGCGGTACGGCACCGAGCTGTCGTCCTGCTTGATGCGCGCGACGATCTCGTTATAGACCTTGTCCTCCAGCGGCTTCAGCGCGGCCATCTGCGCATCGACGTAGGCGTTCTCGGCCTTGAGATAGGCCAGCATCTCCGGGTTCTCGCGCTTGTCGTCGCGCAGCCAGTAGTACTCGTCCTGGCGCTGCGCGCCGAACGGCGCCTTGACCGTGTGCGGCTTCTTGGCCGGGTGCGGCGGCTGCGCTGCGTCGGCGGCTACGGTATGGAAGGAAGTGGTCATCAGGAGCGTGGCCGCGAAGGTAAGGAACGAGATTTTCATATGGGGTCCGCCGGAGGGTTCCTCAATGCTGCGTTGCGGGCCGGGAGGGGGGCGGATCTGAACCCGCTTGGCCGAATCGCCTTCCCCCTGGCCCTTCTTTCCGATTGCGTCCTTCCGGCGCAAGCCGGAACCCATTTCGACTTCGCGCGTTCACGCAAGGCTCAATGCCGGTGCAAACGCAACATGGGTTCCGGCTTGCGCCGGAATGACGGCCGTCCCCGGGCGCCGAGCGGCGCCCAGGGACGGGCTTACATCACTTGCCCGACAACTGCTTCCACAGGAAGGTGTAGGCCAGCGCGCTCATGTGCGCGGCCTGGGCGTTGTTGGCCGAGCCGCCGTGGCCGCCTTCGATGTTCTCGTAGTAGCGCACGTTCTTACCGGCCTCGGACATCTTGGCCATCATCTTGCGCGCGTGGCCCGGGTGCACGCGGTCGTCGCGCGTGGAGGTGGTGAACAGGGTCGGCGGGTAGTCGCGCTTGGCGTCGAACAGATGGTAGGGCGAGAAGGTCTTGATGAACTCCCAATCGGCGGTGTCGGGATCGCCGTACTCGGCCATCCACGAGGCGCCGGCCAGCAGGTGGCTGTAGCGCTTCATGTCCAGCAGCGGCACCTGCACCACCACCGCGCCGAACAGCTCGGGGTACTGGGTGAGCATGTTGCCGGTGAGCAGGCCGCCGTTGCTGCCGCCCTGCACGCCCAGATGCTTGGGCGAGGTGACCTTGCGCGCGATCAGGTCCTGCGCGACCGCGGCGAAGTCCTCGTAGGCGCGATGGCGGTTGGCCTTGAGCGCGGCCTGGTGCCAGCGCGGGCCGTACTCGCCGCCGCCGCGGATATTGGCCACCACGTACACGCCGCCCTTCTCCAGCCAGCCCTTGCCGACGCTGCCGGAATAGCCCGGGGTCATCGACACTTCGAAACCGCCGTAGCCGTAGAGCAGGGTCGGCGCGGTGCCGTCGTACTTCAGGCCCTTGGGGCGGACGATGAAGTACGGGACCTTGGTGCCGTCCTTGCTGGTGGCGAAGTGCTGCTCGATGGTGTCGCCCGACCCGTCGAAGAAGGTCGGCATGGTCTTGAGCGTTTCCGGCTTCTGGCCCAGCGTCGCCAGCGACAGCGTCGACGGGGTCAGGTAGTCGGTGGCGGTCAGCCACACGTCGTCGTTGTGGTCGTCGTCGACCGCGCTCACGCCGATGCTGCCGAACGCCGGCGCGCCGACGAATTCGGCGCGCTGCCATTCGCCCGGGCCCGGGGTCAGCACGCTGAGCTTGTACTTCACGTCTTCCATGACGTTGAGCACCAGCTTGTTGCGGGTCCAGGTGGCGCCGGCCAGCGAGCTGCGCTGCGTGGGCTCGAACAGCACGGTGAACTCGCGCTTGCCGGCCATGAAGTCGTCGAAGCGGGTGACGATCAGGCTGCCGGGCTTATAGGTCTTGCCGCCGGCGGT
Encoded proteins:
- a CDS encoding prolyl oligopeptidase family serine peptidase, which produces MSSLSQPSKPLLVSVAALSIGIAGLTAPVAGAAPAKEAAAVTDATDPYAWLEDVQGERALAWVRERNQAAEAELADSPEFKKLEADIRAILDSDAKIPGVMKIGDHYYNFWKDAKHQRGLWRRTSLAEYRKDKPNWETVIDLDALNQAEGENWVWHGADCLKPDYQRCLIALSRGGADADVTREFDLASKTWVKDGYFRPEAKGGLGWIDRDNVYVFTDFGRGSMTSSGYPRIVKQWKRGTPLSAATVVYEGKPEDMYIAAGHDSTPGFERDFVSRTIAFYNNELYLRGADGKLTKVDAPNSAEKGVHREWLSLELREPYTAGGKTYKPGSLIVTRFDDFMAGKREFTVLFEPTQRSSLAGATWTRNKLVLNVMEDVKYKLSVLTPGPGEWQRAEFVGAPAFGSIGVSAVDDDHNDDVWLTATDYLTPSTLSLATLGQKPETLKTMPTFFDGSGDTIEQHFATSKDGTKVPYFIVRPKGLKYDGTAPTLLYGYGGFEVSMTPGYSGSVGKGWLEKGGVYVVANIRGGGEYGPRWHQAALKANRHRAYEDFAAVAQDLIARKVTSPKHLGVQGGSNGGLLTGNMLTQYPELFGAVVVQVPLLDMKRYSHLLAGASWMAEYGDPDTADWEFIKTFSPYHLFDAKRDYPPTLFTTSTRDDRVHPGHARKMMAKMSEAGKNVRYYENIEGGHGGSANNAQAAHMSALAYTFLWKQLSGK